In Corallococcus macrosporus, the following are encoded in one genomic region:
- a CDS encoding GNAT family N-acetyltransferase: protein MPLAPRLRPVTPQDDAFLFTLYASTREQELAAWGWPPAQAELFLRMQYQAQARHYAAKYPSEGHALVEVDGAPVGRQWLVRTPTEVLLVDMALLPTHRGRGLGTWLLNGLQAEAARARVPVRLHVTRANPALRLYTRHGFTPVPGGDATSPYLELEWRAPEGDSGTGVR, encoded by the coding sequence GTGCCCCTCGCGCCACGTCTGCGCCCCGTCACGCCCCAGGACGACGCGTTCCTCTTCACGCTCTACGCGAGCACGCGCGAACAGGAGCTGGCCGCCTGGGGCTGGCCGCCCGCGCAGGCGGAGCTGTTCCTGCGCATGCAGTACCAGGCTCAAGCCCGCCACTACGCGGCGAAGTACCCCTCGGAGGGCCATGCCCTCGTCGAAGTGGACGGGGCTCCCGTGGGCCGCCAGTGGCTCGTGCGCACGCCCACGGAGGTGCTGCTGGTGGACATGGCCCTGCTCCCCACGCATCGGGGACGCGGCCTGGGCACGTGGCTCTTGAACGGGCTTCAAGCGGAGGCAGCGCGGGCGCGGGTGCCCGTGCGGCTGCACGTCACGCGCGCCAACCCGGCGCTGCGGCTCTACACCCGGCACGGCTTCACGCCCGTGCCGGGAGGCGACGCGACGTCGCCCTACCTGGAGCTGGAGTGGCGGGCTCCGGAGGGCGACTCCGGAACCGGCGTCAGGTGA
- a CDS encoding phage tail protein: MSEPFLGEIRMFGGDFAPRGWAFCNGALLSIAQNQALFAILGTTYGGDGRTTFALPDMRGRFPMAPGQGPGLAPHTLGEASGTPAVTLISTQMPAHTHPLMASMQEGNTESPEGAYLAAYPAGTTPTPYVTTPSTVMGPQSVGIAGGSQPVPIQNPYTVVNFIIAMEGIFPSHG, from the coding sequence ATGTCTGAGCCGTTCCTCGGAGAGATCCGGATGTTTGGAGGCGACTTCGCGCCGCGGGGTTGGGCCTTTTGCAACGGTGCGCTGCTGTCCATCGCGCAGAACCAGGCCCTCTTCGCCATCCTGGGCACGACGTACGGCGGCGACGGCAGGACGACGTTCGCGCTGCCGGACATGCGGGGCCGCTTCCCCATGGCTCCCGGCCAGGGCCCGGGCCTGGCACCGCACACCCTGGGGGAGGCGTCCGGCACGCCGGCGGTGACGCTCATCTCCACGCAGATGCCCGCGCACACCCACCCGCTGATGGCCAGCATGCAGGAGGGCAACACGGAGAGCCCGGAGGGCGCGTACCTCGCCGCCTATCCCGCGGGCACCACCCCCACGCCCTACGTCACGACCCCCAGCACGGTGATGGGCCCGCAGTCCGTGGGCATCGCCGGCGGCAGCCAGCCCGTGCCCATCCAGAACCCGTACACGGTCGTGAACTTCATCATCGCGATGGAGGGCATCTTCCCCTCGCACGGCTGA
- a CDS encoding helix-turn-helix transcriptional regulator, translated as MQRTERLFALAEYLRGRRTGVTAEVLAERFSVTVRTIYRDLDALRAAALPVGAERGRGGGYALDRGYSLPPVNFTAREAALVVALGRFAIDMRLLPFTGTLESALDKVRSALSTSAQRELLARLRELTFLGVPSLPTRKPVREALERAWFERQPLRITYVDSNFLETVREVRVESVVMDRHETRLDAVDLASGERRHFRLDRITRAEVVGT; from the coding sequence ATGCAACGCACCGAGCGACTCTTCGCCCTCGCGGAGTACCTGAGGGGCCGGCGCACCGGCGTCACCGCGGAGGTGCTGGCCGAGCGCTTCAGCGTGACGGTGCGGACCATCTACCGGGACCTGGACGCCTTGCGCGCCGCGGCGCTGCCGGTGGGCGCGGAGCGGGGCCGGGGCGGTGGCTACGCGCTGGACCGGGGCTACAGCCTGCCGCCGGTGAACTTCACCGCGCGCGAGGCGGCGCTGGTGGTGGCGCTGGGCCGCTTCGCCATCGACATGCGGCTGCTGCCCTTCACGGGGACGCTGGAGTCGGCGCTCGACAAGGTCCGCTCCGCGCTGTCCACGTCCGCGCAGCGCGAGCTGCTGGCCCGGCTGCGCGAGCTGACGTTCCTGGGCGTGCCATCGCTGCCCACGCGCAAGCCCGTGCGAGAAGCACTGGAGCGCGCGTGGTTCGAGCGCCAGCCGCTGCGCATCACCTACGTGGACAGCAACTTCCTGGAGACGGTGCGCGAGGTGCGCGTCGAGTCCGTGGTGATGGACCGGCACGAGACGCGGCTGGACGCGGTGGACCTCGCGTCCGGCGAGCGGCGGCACTTCCGGCTGGACCGCATCACCCGCGCGGAGGTGGTGGGCACCTGA
- a CDS encoding collagen-like protein, translating to MSLRAFMPFRGAFSRFRVVSLCATLMVSACTEGTGDGPAGPEGPPGPAGATGPQGPAGPQGEKGATGEPGLMGPQGPQGLSGMGAPGPQGPQGVQGPAGATGPQGPMGLMGPMGPQGNVGPMGPAGAKGDTGPAGPKGDTGSTGPTGDVGPAGPAGAKGDTGATGPAGATGATGATGPAGAVGPAGPEGPKGDTGAVGPIGPAGAKGDTGATGPMGATGPTGATGPAGAVGPAGAKGDKGDTGATGPTGATGPAGAVGPAGAKGDTGAAGPTGATGPAGAVGPAGAKGDKGDTGAAGPTGATGPAGAVGPAGATGPAGPAGAAGPTGATGATGPVGATGPAGPQGPTGAAGPQGPQGPSGTQGLYGDGSAGAFNVGVGQTVDLTSASAASMLPSGFNLQFTTINIAGTLRVPSGTVLRSTGDITVSGRIDVDPGAEDVGNGEAPTGVARTAATNYNGGAGLTSFQGAQVRRVQSASGGAGARIYAGAGGGAGGGALLLASRSNIRIVTGANINASGQDGVSTAVTNVSVVGTGGGGGGIVLVAAKGNITLGGTIRVQGGNGSNGYDGNGGSGEGGGGGGGGGIVHFISSTAPSVTGSVVTAGGAAGANDLGVNSAAPGGGGGGSGGNGGNGGGTVPTTTTIVNPSAGTGGYFLQTIAPEPESLLGL from the coding sequence ATGTCGCTTCGAGCCTTCATGCCCTTTCGTGGGGCGTTCTCTCGTTTTCGCGTGGTGTCGCTTTGCGCGACGTTGATGGTGTCCGCCTGCACGGAAGGCACGGGTGATGGCCCGGCGGGACCCGAGGGTCCTCCGGGGCCCGCGGGCGCGACGGGCCCCCAGGGACCGGCCGGCCCGCAGGGTGAGAAGGGCGCGACGGGCGAGCCCGGCCTGATGGGGCCCCAGGGGCCGCAGGGCCTGTCGGGTATGGGTGCTCCGGGTCCTCAAGGGCCGCAGGGCGTGCAGGGACCGGCGGGCGCGACGGGCCCCCAGGGGCCCATGGGCCTGATGGGGCCCATGGGGCCGCAGGGCAATGTGGGGCCGATGGGGCCCGCGGGCGCGAAGGGAGACACGGGCCCCGCGGGACCCAAGGGCGACACGGGCTCGACGGGCCCCACGGGTGACGTCGGTCCGGCGGGACCGGCGGGCGCGAAGGGAGACACGGGCGCGACGGGCCCCGCGGGCGCGACGGGCGCCACCGGTGCGACGGGTCCTGCGGGCGCGGTCGGTCCGGCGGGTCCGGAGGGGCCGAAGGGCGACACCGGCGCGGTAGGCCCCATCGGCCCTGCTGGCGCGAAGGGAGACACGGGCGCGACAGGTCCCATGGGCGCGACAGGCCCCACCGGTGCGACGGGTCCCGCGGGCGCGGTGGGTCCGGCGGGTGCGAAGGGTGACAAGGGCGACACGGGCGCGACAGGCCCCACCGGTGCGACGGGTCCTGCCGGCGCCGTCGGTCCGGCGGGCGCGAAGGGCGACACGGGCGCGGCGGGCCCCACGGGCGCCACGGGGCCTGCGGGCGCGGTCGGACCGGCGGGCGCGAAGGGAGACAAGGGCGACACTGGCGCGGCGGGTCCCACGGGAGCGACAGGGCCTGCGGGCGCGGTCGGGCCCGCGGGCGCGACCGGTCCGGCGGGGCCTGCGGGCGCGGCGGGCCCCACGGGCGCGACCGGTGCGACCGGCCCTGTGGGGGCGACCGGCCCCGCGGGACCGCAGGGACCGACGGGCGCCGCGGGTCCGCAAGGGCCGCAGGGACCGTCGGGCACGCAAGGGCTCTACGGTGATGGCTCGGCGGGCGCGTTCAACGTGGGCGTGGGGCAGACGGTGGATCTCACCAGTGCCTCGGCGGCGTCCATGCTGCCCTCGGGCTTCAACCTTCAGTTCACCACCATCAACATCGCGGGAACGCTCAGGGTCCCCAGCGGCACGGTGCTGCGCTCGACGGGAGACATCACCGTGAGCGGCCGGATTGACGTAGATCCAGGCGCGGAGGATGTCGGCAACGGCGAAGCGCCCACGGGTGTCGCCCGGACGGCGGCAACCAACTACAACGGCGGCGCGGGGCTGACGTCGTTCCAGGGTGCCCAGGTGCGCCGGGTTCAGTCGGCTTCGGGCGGAGCTGGTGCGCGCATCTACGCTGGTGCCGGAGGTGGCGCGGGCGGTGGCGCGCTGCTGCTGGCTTCGCGCAGCAACATCCGCATCGTCACAGGGGCCAACATCAACGCGAGCGGACAGGACGGCGTGAGTACAGCCGTTACGAACGTATCCGTTGTGGGCACAGGTGGAGGGGGGGGCGGCATTGTGTTGGTCGCGGCGAAGGGGAACATCACGCTTGGCGGCACCATCCGTGTTCAGGGCGGTAACGGCTCTAACGGCTATGATGGCAATGGCGGCTCGGGTGAAGGCGGAGGAGGAGGTGGTGGTGGTGGCATTGTTCACTTCATCTCCTCCACGGCCCCCAGTGTGACGGGCTCCGTGGTAACGGCGGGAGGCGCGGCGGGAGCCAACGATCTGGGTGTCAACAGCGCAGCTCCGGGTGGTGGTGGCGGTGGCAGCGGCGGCAACGGAGGCAACGGAGGTGGTACCGTCCCGACCACGACGACGATCGTGAACCCCTCCGCAGGCACGGGCGGCTACTTCCTCCAGACGATCGCCCCGGAGCCGGAGTCGCTGCTGGGCCTGTGA
- a CDS encoding DUF6541 family protein, with amino-acid sequence MAFSLMTRPTPRALVVPGTVALLLLLPWLIYWSAVIHRYGLRDDYAILREAREEPGKILRVCASQGRPLYGWMLEASAKAAGGIDGLMGLRLMGVAGLGVLAAAVFLLLRREGWRTGSAALLAGFLTVTPSAQVIANWGICWPQAVALMLGLGAFAFARRAMGPPQEDAPVRWPLALAAVGCMATATLIYQVSGLFSAVLLAASLVVHRDVSLKATARWMLKHLLVMGAGLALAYVVTQVLFKTGVFPPSPRLTFEKHWVDKTVWALTHVFPNALALSALNEAPVGDMDGYRAMVVLTLTLLGVGVAVEGRRSGLGGVGRWLLALVALSGAAYSVSFLAGERWPTYRTLNALTGVWAVFFAASLVNLGTIWPKHGPRMATALLTAFVAFSALLAHEQSLELFALPQGRELALMEQGASLVVPDRKPRVFVLTARQSDSTAPFHYLDEFGSVSVDAEWVAKEMLKALVKERFPRERDVSGLYRFAAGPVAPEPRNYDILIDMRRQHVSAVSPILQKPR; translated from the coding sequence ATGGCCTTCTCGTTGATGACGCGTCCCACGCCGCGCGCGCTGGTGGTTCCCGGCACCGTGGCCCTGCTGCTCCTGCTTCCCTGGCTCATCTACTGGAGCGCGGTCATCCACCGCTATGGCCTGCGTGACGACTACGCCATCCTCCGCGAGGCGCGCGAGGAGCCGGGGAAAATCCTGCGCGTCTGCGCCTCGCAGGGCCGTCCGCTCTATGGCTGGATGCTGGAGGCGTCCGCGAAGGCGGCCGGTGGCATCGACGGATTGATGGGCTTGCGCCTCATGGGCGTCGCGGGCCTGGGCGTGCTCGCGGCGGCGGTGTTCCTGCTCCTGCGCAGGGAGGGTTGGAGGACGGGCTCCGCGGCGCTCCTGGCGGGGTTCCTCACGGTGACGCCGTCCGCGCAGGTCATCGCCAACTGGGGCATCTGCTGGCCGCAGGCGGTGGCGCTGATGCTGGGCCTGGGGGCGTTCGCCTTCGCCCGCCGCGCCATGGGCCCGCCGCAGGAGGACGCCCCCGTCCGGTGGCCGCTCGCGCTGGCCGCGGTGGGCTGCATGGCCACCGCGACGCTCATCTATCAGGTGAGCGGGCTGTTCTCCGCGGTGCTGCTGGCGGCGTCGCTGGTGGTGCACCGCGACGTGTCGCTGAAGGCCACCGCGCGCTGGATGCTCAAGCACCTGCTGGTGATGGGCGCCGGTCTGGCGCTCGCGTACGTCGTCACCCAGGTGCTGTTCAAGACGGGCGTCTTCCCGCCCTCGCCCCGGCTCACCTTCGAGAAGCACTGGGTGGACAAGACCGTCTGGGCGCTCACGCACGTGTTCCCCAACGCGCTCGCGCTGTCCGCGCTCAACGAGGCGCCGGTGGGCGACATGGACGGCTACCGGGCCATGGTGGTGCTGACGCTGACCCTCCTGGGCGTGGGCGTCGCCGTGGAGGGCCGCCGCTCGGGGCTGGGGGGCGTGGGGCGCTGGCTGCTGGCGCTGGTGGCGCTGTCGGGCGCGGCGTACTCGGTGAGCTTCCTCGCCGGGGAGCGGTGGCCCACCTACCGCACGCTCAACGCGCTCACCGGCGTGTGGGCGGTGTTCTTCGCCGCGTCGCTGGTGAACCTGGGCACCATCTGGCCGAAGCACGGCCCGCGCATGGCCACGGCGCTGCTCACCGCGTTCGTCGCCTTCAGCGCCTTGCTCGCGCACGAGCAGTCCCTGGAGCTGTTCGCCCTGCCCCAGGGCCGGGAGCTGGCGCTGATGGAGCAGGGCGCCAGCCTCGTCGTCCCGGACCGCAAGCCCCGCGTCTTCGTCCTCACCGCCCGGCAGTCGGACTCCACCGCGCCGTTCCACTACCTGGACGAGTTCGGCTCCGTCTCCGTGGACGCGGAGTGGGTGGCCAAGGAGATGCTCAAGGCCCTGGTGAAGGAGCGCTTTCCCCGGGAGCGCGACGTCAGCGGCCTCTACCGCTTCGCCGCCGGCCCCGTCGCCCCCGAGCCGCGCAACTACGACATCCTCATCGACATGCGCCGCCAGCACGTGAGCGCCGTGAGCCCCATCCTCCAGAAGCCCCGCTAG
- a CDS encoding ribonuclease H-like domain-containing protein, with translation MVPPPHPLEDEWLWGWDPTPGIVSVWAEPDGRAFVWKRQPGTHARLREDARYRPWVLLASLQDLEHLGDALRPEGAPPMPGAMTYRELEGPGALRFVVSAEDGRALASAVLKGASKRLDQRVGHLRDLGPAAALVLPPEEQYLVATGRTYFRDLVFDDLRRLQFDLETTGLDPSKDRIFLVALRDPDGRAETLEVTADGDEGEADLLRRLVARIREADPDVVENHNLHGFDLPFLDQRAKRLNVPLALGRAGLPGLRHRPSARGAALYRGPGGRDADPMRRARYTVPGREFIDTLDAVRRHDFSARDLPGHGLKAVARHLGLSGPDRELIPGARIHDVFLKDPERVRRYAREDVTEAAGLAHLLGGAAFALARMAPRRYERLADAGPATGVLDPLLVRAYVRSGAALPSHETGDGTSHSGAALHLFATGVARHVVKADVASLYPSLMREYRIGPRRDRLNALLALVDRLVDQRLDAKAKAKKAPPRSAERHTHEAFSAAMKILINSAYGYLGAVGLTRFSDVHAANEVTRRGRELLGLLCRELAHRGVTLLEADTDGVYFAVPEDWTEADERRVVSEVAALLPPRVRLEFDGRYAAMLSHEPKNYALQPYAGPLLLRGVAFRSSRAEPYGEDFLRRALQHLLAGDVRAVRDTYVDAVMALRRRQVPTFEVSAQVRLTKSPSQYLATRKQRRELPYEALLTNGREHWSLGERVRIYRATGGRAGLLPEADAEDGEPGPRPAPGDPAGDDARDYDVEYYVRLLKDSFAARLARALTPEDFATVFADPDQPSLFTPSLADARPVLNVIREPTGPEFGEDAPVVGAPPLSP, from the coding sequence ATGGTCCCGCCGCCCCATCCGCTGGAGGACGAGTGGTTGTGGGGATGGGACCCCACGCCGGGCATCGTGTCCGTGTGGGCGGAGCCGGATGGGCGCGCCTTCGTCTGGAAGCGGCAGCCGGGCACGCACGCGCGGCTGCGCGAGGACGCGAGGTACCGGCCCTGGGTGCTGCTCGCGTCGCTCCAGGACCTGGAGCACCTGGGCGACGCGCTGCGGCCCGAGGGCGCGCCGCCCATGCCCGGAGCCATGACGTACCGGGAGCTGGAGGGGCCCGGCGCGCTGCGCTTCGTCGTCAGCGCGGAGGACGGCCGCGCGCTCGCGTCCGCGGTGCTCAAGGGCGCGTCGAAGCGGTTGGATCAACGCGTGGGCCACCTGCGTGACCTGGGCCCGGCCGCGGCGCTGGTGCTGCCTCCGGAGGAGCAGTACCTGGTGGCCACCGGGCGCACGTACTTCCGCGACCTCGTCTTCGACGACCTGCGCCGGCTCCAGTTCGACCTGGAGACCACCGGGCTGGACCCGTCGAAGGACCGCATCTTCCTGGTCGCGCTGAGGGACCCGGACGGCCGCGCGGAGACGCTGGAGGTGACGGCGGATGGCGACGAAGGGGAAGCGGACCTGCTGCGCCGGCTGGTTGCGCGCATCCGCGAGGCCGACCCCGACGTGGTGGAGAACCACAACCTGCACGGCTTCGACCTGCCCTTCCTGGACCAGCGCGCGAAGCGGCTGAACGTGCCGCTGGCGCTGGGCCGCGCGGGGCTGCCGGGCCTGCGCCACCGCCCTTCCGCGAGAGGCGCCGCGCTGTACCGGGGCCCCGGAGGCCGGGACGCGGACCCCATGCGCCGCGCGCGCTACACCGTCCCCGGCCGCGAGTTCATCGACACGCTGGACGCCGTGCGCCGCCACGACTTCTCCGCGCGCGACCTGCCCGGCCATGGCCTCAAGGCGGTGGCGCGGCACCTGGGCCTGTCCGGGCCCGACCGCGAGCTCATCCCCGGCGCGCGCATCCATGACGTCTTCCTCAAGGACCCCGAGCGCGTGCGCCGCTACGCGCGCGAGGACGTGACGGAGGCCGCGGGGCTGGCGCACCTGCTGGGCGGCGCGGCGTTCGCGCTCGCGCGCATGGCCCCCCGGCGCTACGAGCGGCTGGCGGACGCGGGGCCCGCGACGGGCGTGTTGGATCCGCTGCTGGTGCGCGCCTACGTGCGCTCGGGCGCGGCGCTGCCCTCGCATGAGACCGGTGACGGCACGTCCCACAGCGGCGCGGCGCTGCACCTGTTCGCCACCGGCGTCGCGCGCCACGTGGTGAAGGCGGACGTGGCCAGCCTCTATCCGTCGCTCATGCGCGAGTACCGCATCGGCCCGCGGCGAGACCGGCTGAACGCGCTGCTCGCGCTGGTGGACCGGCTGGTGGATCAACGCCTGGACGCGAAGGCGAAGGCGAAGAAGGCCCCACCCCGTTCTGCGGAGCGCCACACGCACGAGGCGTTCTCCGCGGCGATGAAGATCCTCATCAACTCCGCCTACGGCTACCTGGGCGCGGTGGGCCTCACCCGCTTCTCCGACGTGCACGCCGCCAACGAGGTGACGCGGCGCGGGCGCGAGCTGCTGGGCCTGCTGTGCCGCGAGCTGGCGCACCGGGGCGTGACGCTGCTGGAGGCCGACACGGACGGCGTCTACTTCGCGGTGCCGGAGGACTGGACGGAGGCCGACGAGCGCCGCGTGGTGTCGGAGGTCGCGGCCCTGCTGCCGCCGCGCGTGCGGCTGGAGTTCGACGGGCGCTACGCCGCCATGCTGTCGCACGAACCGAAGAACTACGCGCTCCAGCCCTACGCCGGGCCGCTCTTGCTGCGCGGTGTGGCATTCCGCTCCAGCCGCGCGGAGCCGTACGGAGAGGACTTCCTGCGCCGCGCCCTCCAGCACCTCCTGGCCGGCGACGTGCGCGCCGTGCGTGACACCTACGTGGACGCGGTGATGGCGCTGCGCCGCCGCCAGGTGCCCACCTTCGAGGTCTCCGCGCAGGTGCGGCTGACCAAGTCCCCCTCGCAGTACCTGGCCACGCGCAAGCAGCGCCGGGAGCTGCCGTACGAAGCGCTGCTCACCAATGGCCGCGAGCACTGGTCCCTGGGCGAGCGCGTGCGCATCTACCGCGCCACCGGCGGCCGCGCGGGCCTGCTCCCGGAGGCGGACGCGGAGGACGGCGAACCCGGACCGCGGCCCGCCCCGGGCGACCCGGCCGGCGACGACGCGCGCGACTACGACGTCGAGTACTACGTGCGCCTGCTCAAGGACTCGTTCGCGGCCCGGCTCGCGCGAGCCCTCACCCCGGAGGACTTCGCCACGGTGTTCGCGGACCCCGACCAGCCCTCCCTCTTCACCCCGTCCCTCGCGGACGCGCGGCCCGTGCTCAACGTCATCCGGGAACCCACGGGCCCGGAGTTCGGTGAAGACGCCCCGGTGGTTGGAGCCCCGCCCTTGTCACCATGA